GATTCTTTGCAATTTTATGCCAAAATCATCAGCTTTCAGTGTCACATGGACCGTAAGCTAGGCTACCCCTTAGAACTCCTTCCTAAGAGGAGGCAGCCTCTAAACTGACAGCTCCCAGGAGGGCTCCGTATATTGACattatcattgtcatcatcacaAAAGCTGCTGTGTGGGGAGACCTGCCCTGTGTAAGGGCTTTCCATCACACTTTCTATGGTCCTCGTGCAACCTCACAAAGAGGCTGTGCTCACCCCAATTTTCAGAACAGAAAACTGAGGCCAGACTCCCTGAACTCCATGTAAGTGGAAAGTGGTGAGGCTGGGATTTTGAACACAGGTCTAACTTCAAGGCCTCTATGTTTTTCACTCCTCCAAACTgcaaggaaagagagggaggagtTGCCATCATTTGAGTTTCAGAAAATTCAGCACAGGGAAAATCCAAGGGGACAAGGCCCCTTGCCCAGGGTGCTTCCCTAGGGAAGGTCCATGGATTTTGGAAAGACCCAGCAAAATCTGTGGCTGGTGAGAAATAGAGGTTAACAGGAGCATTGGTTCTCATAGACCTTTTCTATTTCCGAGCGTCCCAGAGTGCTTCTCCCTGCTTCTTCACCCCACAGCCCTTAGTCTGCCCACCGCCTTCTCTGTGTCACTGGGAGcaaatgctttcctccagggatgAGGCGAGTCTTCTTGACTTTAAGTTACCATCCCTTGACTGTCTTCtccatgaattcttttttaaaaattttttaaaaaattgattaattttaattggaggctaattactttacaatattgtggtttttgccatacattgacatgaatcagccatgggtgtacatgtgttccccatcctgaacctcccttccacctccctccccatcccatccctcagggtcatcccagtgtaccagccctgagcaccctgtctcatgcactggacctggactggcgatctatttcacatatggtaatatacatatttcaatgctgttctctcaaatcatcccaccctcacctgctcccacagagcccaaaagtcttCTTTATATCtgagtttcttttgctgtcttgcatatagggtcattgttaccgtttttctaaattccatatatatgcattagtatactgtattggtgattttctttctgacttacttcactctgtataacaggctccagtttcatccacctcattaaaactgattcaaatgcattctttttaataactgagtaatattccattgtgtatatgtaccacagctactCATTCacctgccgatggacatctaggttgcttccatgtcctagctattgtaaacagtgctgtgatgaagactggggtacacgtgtctctttcatttctggtttccttggtgtgtatgcccagcagtgggattgctgggtcatatggcagttctatttccagttttttaaggaacctccacactgttctccatagtggctgtactagtttgtattcccaacaacagtgtaagagggttccctcttctctgcaccctctccagcattgattgtttGTGAACTTttgatagcaaccattctgactggtgtgagatggtacctcattgtggttttgatttgcatttctgataatgaatgatgttgagcatcttttcatgtgtttgttaatcatctgtatgtcttctttggagaaatgtctgtttagttctttgcattCTTATTCATTCTGGATACTTGGTTGTATTAGTGTTtcttttgagcaaactctgggagatagtggaggacagaggagcctgggatgctgcagtccatggggttgcaaagagctggacacgacttagtgactgaacaacaacaacaaaagtatatTCAACAGCAAGTTAATAGGGGTTAAGATAGAAAGATTTTGTTGCTAGGTTTGTTTGGGGAGCTCTGATTTAGTAAAAGTAAATGATTCTTTGTACAAGAAAGAGGCTTTTAATAGGTAAATAAGCTTTAATAAAAACCTGAGAGAAAGCTAAACAAGTTTCATTTCCCAAATTTATTTAACCACAAAACCTTTTAATCAAGGCTAACTTGGGGATAGACTTCTGCCCTAGATAAGCCCTGGGAGAGAATCTAGTACTAGATAAGGATTTAGGGGTGAGTTGAAGAGTATTTTAATCCAGTCTGGAGAGGGAACCAGAATTAGAATAAATTGTGATTGCTAATAAGATTTAGTAAAAAAAGAATTTAGCTGTACTTAAGCAATCACTTCTTTATCAAGCTTAAGCTGTTAATGGGAGCTAGTTCTACAGAGTAATATATTTTTACTGTTCATTTGTTAATAAAGTTATTTCAGTAGtgccacatttttattttaacatggtAAAAAGGAGAATATAATAGTTATTAGTTCAGGGGTAGCAGATCCAGAATGACTGCTTTTTTTGAAGAACAAAGTAATGATTATATTGAAAATTGGATCTGTGAATCCATATATAGAAAAGGGCATGTAAGTATCACCCCTTCATCCTTATCTCCTAGATGGAGATGGATGTCTACTCACTTTGACCTAGAGGTAATAACTACTATCTCATGATTCATTCTTCCTCTTACAATTATGTTATAGGAAACTCTTAAGCATTCTCACTGCAGTTGAGTACCAGAGAACAATTTGGTTGGAGGCAACAACTCTGCTTCATGAAAACTGTCTTATTTTCTAAGTGAGGAGATAAGTATTCAGAGTGTTCTGCCATTTGACAACCTTACACAGAAGGTTCCAGCAAGTGAGGGATTAGAACTCACACTGTTGGCAGCAGGTAGTTCATTGGAACTGCTGTAGAAGATCAGTGGGAAATATAGCTCAGCATGCTAACTCCGGATATTTTCAGCAGCTTTAGTCATCTGCTGAGAAAACAATCCTAACCGGCTAAATAAGGTGGTGGTTGGCAGGCTCAGGGCATGTGGACTGGGGAAACCCAGCCCCAAACTGTGCTTCAGTGACCTGCCCATCACCTCTCTCCACCCCTCTTCTGCAGTATCTACCAGGATGGCAGAAATGAGCCACACATAAGAGGCTGCCACCCGTGCCTCGGCACTGGATCCAAGGAAGGGGAAGGGAGTCAGAGACGTTGATGTTTGTCCTTGTTTGCTATGAGCTCTCACTTGGGGCTTCAGGTGAGCCTGGCTCAGCTTTGTTCCCAGGGAGAGCATTTCATCTCCTGCTTTTAAAGGAGTTTCAAAGATTATGGACATAGACCTCACCAAGAAGACTGGCATTCAACTGAAAGATAGAGTAAATGTCTCAAAGAAGAACCTGACACAGATCCCCTTCATGAATTGTCTATGGATGGGTAATGTTGACTTAAAAACCCAGTTTGTTGCTGGACACGATTTAAATCTCAAAACAATCCTGTAAGTGGGGctcattttacatataaaaagaaCCTTCATTTTTCATATAAGAGGGGCTAAAGAATtccagacttagtgactaaacaacaacaacaaagaagtcaAGTAGCTTGACCAAGGTCATCAAATGGTAGGAGGTAGACAAGAGGTTatttaaacccaggtcttctgaagcCCATGATGACAGGCTTCCTGTTAGACCCCAGTTACCTTATTTTGTGTGGCATTTTGTAACTATCAAGGATTTTCAACTTACATTGTTTCCTGTGAGGCTCATCACAAACCAATTAGGCTGGAAGGGATTTGACAGATTAGAACACCAATTTGTGTGTTGAATCACTGCTCAAGGTCACCCAATCCAAACCAATTCTAGCAGAGGTCTTGCTCTTTACTGTCCCAACTTGTTTATCTTACTCTCCACTCACATTCACCTTCTTTCTCAGGGGTGAAAGTTGTTTTGAGGACAGTCGAGGCCAAACATAAGCTACTCCCTTCCCCATGTTCCCAAGTAGAATATTAGCAATAAGTGAACATAGAGTGCTTACCATGTGTTAAGCACCTTTGTAAGCATTTCATATTTATTCGAGTACCTGCTATTATCATCCCCATCTTATAGTTGAGGAAACCAAGacatataaaaattaagtaacttgttcaaggtcaaagAGCTACTGAGCTTCTAACCAAGTGGACTAACTTTAGACAAGAAGCAGAGCAGAGAATTGAGAATTAGCTGCAGAGCAGTTAAAATTGCTAGACTTGAGGTTCTTGAGGGTTTTTCAGACCAATCCTCTGCACCAGATTGCCTTGTCTGGAAACCATCCCAGAAAGAGAGTGCGCGTTGCCGACTTGACCAGAATTCTGGAGGTAGACACACCACCTATTTCTCGGGGTGTGAGAATTACTCGCCCCTATTTCTGCCATAGCTTGCGAAGTCCCATATGTAGGTAACAACCTGAGAATTTGTTCTTGCCATGCGTGGTGTGGCTGGGTGTGGAGATGGGTTGGTCCAGGAATGGGGGATGATTGAGCTGTCAAAAGTTAGAGCACTAATGCATCAGTATACCCACTCTACGGCCAAGGGTCCTCCATTCCCCTCACTCCCTGAGCCCAAAAGGAACACCCATCTTTAGACCAGGGCTTCCCAAACTTCCCTGATCATAAGGATTATCTGAAGGGCTTCTTAAGAATACAGACACCCAAATCCTTCCTCTGAAGATTTACATTCCATAAGACTGGGTCTGGATTATTTATATACTTAGATATTGGTCATCAATTAACACACATTCTTGGTGTGCTTACCCTACACACAGGCTGGAGATTCAGAATGAGCAGGACTCAACTCCTTCCCTTGACAAGCTCAGGACCCAGAGGGGTCCTGACAAATAAACAGATAAGGATACTCTGAATCAGGGCCATGGTGGGAAAAGCACAGGGTGTGGTGGGAAAAGAGGGAGGGTCATCTACCCAGACCAGGTGGTGGACGGGGAAGGGGGTCAAAGGCCACCAGATCTGATACAGCATGCTCTCTCATTCTAAGATGATGAACGGGGTCTTTGAGCTGACTGCATCAGCCAACTGGTCCCACATTCTGCCCTCCCTTGCTTCTGGATCCAGAAATCACCTGCTGCTGGTCTAGGATGGTGGTAGAGGGGCTGGGTCTGAGACTCCTCTCTGTATGCATCCCCTTCTTCTTTGCAAGCTTCACACTTGCTGCATATCTGACCTTCATTGCTCCCACAGGTCAGACATTTTATCTTCACCTGTGTTTCCCATGAGAGCAGCATCTCTCAGCTCACATGACAAGCTGGCTTAAGGGTTGATTTGGCAGAGGTGGTGCCAGAGTGGATCCTGTGGGGTCAGCGCACCTCTCATCCCTCCATCCTCCCTACCCTGAGCCCTCCTCTGGATATTTCTTTGAAGTATCATGGACATGCCATGGAGTGGTGGCACTCTGCATGCAGGGAGGGACTCAGGTCACCTGGAAAAGGTTGTCTGGTCCCCAGCCTGGTGTCACGGAGCTTAGTAGCTCCTGACCCCCTGGTATCAAACCCCCTTTCATCCTGCTGGATAAGGtgctgtttgagttccctgagacccTTGAGGAAACCCATGGAGGGAGAAGAGCTCCAGTCCTTTGTCAATGGAGGCAAGTTTGGATGATTAAGCTAAGAGAGCAAAGTCACTTTGGTCCGGGGGATTATTTTTGAGGTGTGTTTGCAAAGTGGAAGTAACTTACTGCCTGGGAGGCAAACCAAACCCAAGATGACTCTCAGCTAATTGCTTGCCTCTCCTTCTTCCAAGCCAAACTCCTCGGTATATAAagaccagtctcctctgttgtccccatcctCTGTCCTCATCCCTCTCACAACTCCTGCTAAGTGATCGCTAGCTTGCCTTTGAGCTCTCTCACCATGAACAGACAAGTCTGCAAGAAATCTGTCAGTGGAGAGAGTCAGGGCTTCTCCGTCTGCTTTGCCGTGGtccctagcagcagcagcaggatgagCTGTGTGGCCCGCTCTGGAGGAGCTGGCAGAGGGGTCTGTGGGTCCCAGGGCAGAGCAGACGACTTTGGCAGTCGCAGCCTCTGCAACCTGGGTGGCAATAAGAGCATCTCCATCAGCGTGGCTGGCGGCTCCTGGGCTTGTGGCTTTGGGGGAACACGCAGCAGCTGCGTCAGTGGCTATGGAGGTGGTTATGGTGGTGGTTATGGAGGTGGCATTTGTGGAGTCAGAGGAATGGGCAGTGGTTATGGAGTGGTTGGTGGCTTTGGAGGGACTAGTAGCTTTGGTGGGCCTGGTAGCTATGGCTCTATTGTCTGCCTGGGGGAATCCAGAAAGTGACCATCAACCAGAGCCTCCTGCAGCCCCTCAATGTGGAGATCGACCCCCAGGTTGGGCAAGTAAAGGCCCAGGAGCGGGAGCATATCAAGACCCTCAACAACAAGTTCGCCTCCTTCATCGACAAGGTGAGGGCAAAGCCCAGAGGTGTCTTGGAGGGGTTGGGCTGCCCAGGGGGATGGTATAGGAAGATGCCCATGGGACCTGCCAGGCTTAGAGGCAGGGGTTCCAGCTTCCCATGCTGGTTCTACCTTGGCCCCTACAGGACAGTCAGTATGCCTCTCTTGCTCTGCCTGTCTTCCTACCTGTGAAATGGGAGAAGGGTTTCATCTCCTGATTTTCTTCTTGGGACAGGGCTCAGGAAAGTGAAGTGAGAGTCCAGGAATGCTCTTAGCTCTTTTTAAGAAAGGGGCATTAACCATGAAATCATTATAGCTAGCTTTCAGTGACTCTTAAGGAGCAATTGCTTGGTAATCCAAACTAGCTGACAACCAAACCTGCATTAGGAGGAATCTCAGGACTGCCTCTCAGTGATGAGTAGTGGCAATTGACTTACCTTCTAGATGATGCTATGCTTCAGCCCACATTACACCAAGCTGTCCACACTCGGGCAGGGAAAGTTATGCTGGATGTGAAGGAAAGAGCCTGGGATTTGAAGTTAAACTGAAGTCAGCTGAGTAACTGAAAGGGGAAACAATTAAGGAGAATAAGAAAAACTTAGGAAAAGTTAGACCTCGTTGACTATTCTTCCTGCTTGAAGGGAGGTAAAAAAGCTTTCCTTTAAAAGACGACGATAAACACCTTTATTTGTGCAGGTCTCCTTTAGGTGTATACTGAAGGATTCCAATAGACTTGATGAGGGCTGGGTTTGTCTCTTAGTTTTGTCACTTAGTAGCCACCTCACTTTGGGCAACTTATTTAAGcacttggagcctcagtttctttatcttcaAAATGGGGATAACACCTCCTTTATAGGTAGTTGTacgggaggattaaatgagttagacTATGAGAAAACAGCATTCAGGAAGCACTCAATGtatctcttcctccttttctaaaCCTTCATCCTTTTTAAAttcctgaaaacaaaacagaggcTCTTGAAGATTGGACAACCGGGTTGAGTTTCCATATATCGAACCCTTTGGGTTGGATGGCCCCGCCTGGCCAACTCGAGAAGTTGACTCTTTCTGTACCTCCCCTGCTGCGCAGGTGTGGTTCCTGAAACAGCAGAACAAGGTCCTGGAAACCAAGTGGGACCTGCTCCAGCAGTGGAACATGGGCTTGGGCTCCAGCTTGGGCTCCAGAGGCCTGGAGACTTTATTTGAAATCTACGTTAACTGCCTGTGCAGGCAGCTGGATTCGGCTCTGGCTGAAAAGGTGAATCTGGAAGGAGAGCTAAGGAATATGCAGGACCCGGTGGAAGACTTCAGAAAGAAGTGAGGGTCCCAGCTGAGGAGTTTCCCCTCCTGGGGGATTAGCAGGGAGGTATGGTCCTAACTGAGGCTTTTTAACTGTTCCTGACTGTACCTTCAGTCAGACTTGTGGATGGATTTATTGAGTGTATGAGAGGGTGAGGACTGAGACTTCCAAGTGGCTGATGATGCCAGATTTGTCAGTCTCCAGGCAGGGCCCTTCTATACCAGCCCAGATGGACGAGAGAGTCCTCCCAGAGCTCAAAGTCCTTTAGACTGGAGGGCCCTCCACACTTTATTGTACCAAGACAGCACCCTGGAAGCCCATCAAAAATGCAAATTCCCCTGCTCTGGTCCTAGATTCTGAACCGGTGGGTTGGGCAGGTCCCAGGGGTTCCAAGCAGACTACTGTAAAGTGCGCTTCCGATGTGTCCAGCCCATTCCCATTTCTGCAGCTTCAGTCAGCTCCCTCTTGCAGGTTTGCGATTATGGCTGACATCCTCTGAGGTCCGCAAGAGGTAAACGGGACCTCTCAAGATGGGAAGAGGGCTCCAGACATCCCCAGGGGTCAGGACCTGCAAGAAGGGGATAGCCTGTTCTGGGGAGGCCCCATTCCACTCCATATGCACAAGCTTGTGGGCACCTGCTCAGATTAAcgagaagaaaaacagaacagaggTTGAAACACCCAGGCTGAGCAAATATCTCTCTGGGCTTATCTGCCCACGTGCTTCATGATGTCTCTAGAGCTGGGCTCCTCCAATCTTCCCCTCCCGTGCCTGCCACTCCTTGGCACGTCACTCATTAGAGGCAGGTGGTCGAGGCAGCGGCCTGAGCTCCGAAAGGCCTCTAGGCAGGACTGGCGACATCAGTTTGGGGGTTCAGTATGAAATGAAAACTCAGGGCTCTTGtcaaaaaattattaagaatttcaagattgGGTCAACAGAGCTTTAAACCAAGCATAAGGACATTCTGAACCCAGGGCTCTACGTCACTGCACAGGTTGCACACCCTTGAAGCTGGTCCTGTCCCCTGGTGAGGAGATTCTGCCTGAGTTCTTAGGagcctctttttttgtttttttgttttcaatttctgaAATGTCAATGTCCAAACGTGTGGCTCTTTCTGTCCCAGGTATGAAGATGAGATCAACAAGCATACTGCTGCAGAGAATGAGTTTGTTGGGCTCAAGAAGGTGAGGAATCTGGGACAATGGGAACCATGGCTCCCTTTCTGGGTGTGGACCCCCCTGGAGGGAGAGCAGAGCCAACTTCTCTGGGGCCCTGTGACCCTATGCTCTGTGGGCTGTTTACATCTTTTCTTGCATTTTTGGGGAATGAGGTGTTTGATGAAGGAAGCTGCTCTGAGTATGTTCCTGGTGGGGACGACATCTTATAATGTGACCAATGAGCTGATTGGTGATGTGAAGTAATAATGCAGGCTTTATCTATAGCATTAATTAAGGTTTTCAGCCTACAAGTGACTGGTGATGTGATGTAATAATGCAGGCTTTATCTATAGCATTAAACAAGGTTTTCAGCCTACAAGTGTACCTTGGATGTTATTAATAAAAACAATCAGCAAATACTGGTAGCTTGTGTCAGCCAGTCATCATAAAGATGAAGTTGTGAAAAGGATGCCTTCCTTTCTCTTCAGGAGGCTGGGTTTTTGGTCCTACCTAACCAAAGTCATATATTGGATAAATGTGATTTTGCTACCCTTACTCTGTACCTGGCTGATGGGGTTATGTTTTGTTAAAGCATTGGGATTTGATTGGCCAAGgcaattaaaaggaagaaaaccactttttctttttttcaaaaaagagaagTCATAATTAGAAAGAGGAATGGGGGGAGGGCAAAGAAGAATGATGAAGACTCAGAACAGTGCTGTGGGTGGAGGGGGAGCAGACGGTCACATTCTTTTGGGTTTCTGActgccctcctcccttccttttgCTCAGGACATGGATTCAGCCTTCATGAACAAGGTGGAGCTTCAGGCTAAGGTGGACAGCCTGACAGATGAACTCAACTTCCTGAGGACCATCTATGAGACAGTGATTCCTTGGTTGGCCAAACCCCAGAGCCTTCTTATCTGCATCTTTCCAAGCATGCTTCCCAAGTGTGACATCAGGGGACAGTCACATGCCAggatggggcttcctaggtggctcagtggtaaagaatctgcctgtgaggcaggagacgtaggtttgatacctggatagggaagatcccctggaggagggcatggcaacccactccagtattcttgcctggagaatcccatggacagaggagcctggtgggctacagtccatgcagtcacaaagagtcggatgcaactgagcgactgagcacatgcacgcACATGGCAGGACACTCACAAAACCAGCAGTAGGGCTCAGACCTCAGCACTACTCACCCAGGAAATGCCAGCTTAACTCTCACAGTTGCCTAGACCTGGCTCACAGGGCcagggtccctctctgtcccctaCTTACCCTCTGTAATTGGCTCTAACTCTCTGGCTCCTAACCCAGTACCACAGTGAGCTCTTCCAGAGGACCCCTCCTTACTGCAGTCCCCTGGAAACCCACCCAATAGGCTGACAATCTTATTATATAGGTGttgttcctttttccttttgttttgttgtctGGTATCCTTTAGGTTGCAGCCGGGCCTGAAATGCAAGCTGATATTTCTAACTCTCCCACTCCTGGCTCccttgttgggggtgggggggtagagGATTCTTGGACTTCCTTATTCTCAGCATCTCTTGAGGCCAGGAGATGGTAAAAGTGAGCTCCATGTTTCCCACAGGAATTGACCCAGATGCAGAATCACCTTAATGACATGTCTGTGGTTCTGTCCATGGACAACAACCGCTGCCTGGACCTGGACAGCATCATCAATGAGGTCGAGGCCCAGTATGAGGACATTGCCCAGAAAAGCAAGGCCAAAGCCGAGGCGCTGTACAAGACCAAGGtgggagctctcctctgtttccaCACTCTAGCTGTAGGTCCActgacctccttcaaaagcaTTCCAACAGTTTGCAAAGTTGTGATGATGGGTTTCTCTTCTGTCAGCTTGGAGAGCTGGAGAACAAGGCTGGCAGGCATGGGGACGACCTGAAGAACACCAAGAATGAGATCATGGAGCTCAACTAGATGATCCCAAGGCTGCGGGCTGAGATTAAGAAGGTCAAGAAGCAGGTGGGTCTGGGCTGAGTGGAAAGTCCTGGAGGTCTTCTGGgccctggggaggaggagaagcaacATCTGGGCCTCTGCCACAGCCCTTCTCAGTCTTTTTGTGGTGTTGCTTGTGGGACAGCCTGGTCTTTGGGACACTCTGTTCTCCTCGATTCTCCTTCTGGAGGTTGGGCTTCTCAGAAGGCTCCTTCAGGAGAGATGGTTGTCCATTCTGGTTTGCCCAGCAGCAAATCTTCCAACTGTAAGTATGGCTTTAAACACTCAGTTCTCAGTAGGATCTGCCCTCAATGAGCTATTTATCATGCACTTCATGTAACCTTGAAGACTAATTTGTATCACTGGAATGAAGTGATTAGGAAAGACAGTCTTttaacaatcttaaaaaaaaagaaccactcACCAGACTACTACCACCTTAACCAGCAAATCGGTGTTCCTCTTCTTGATGAGACATGAGTTAATTTAAAAGGGCCAAAGAAGAATGAACCAACTGTGACCCTGACTTCTGTTTCCTGAGTATGCTCCACTGAATTTCTAagaaggggaggaagggaaagggaggaaTTTCTTGGGTGGGTAAGAGACGTTGGAAAGATCAGCTGTTTGCTTTCTGGTCACTAGGCTAAACAGTCTCTTAACTCCCTCTTTCCTAGAATGCCAACCTGCAGAACACTATTGCTGATGCTGAGCAGCGTGGGGAGCTGGCCCTCAAGGATGCCAACACCAAGTTCCAAGAACTGCAGGACGCCCTTCAGCAGGCCAAGGATGACCTGGCCCGGCTGGTGCGTGACTACCAGGAGTTGATGAACATCAAACTGGCCCTGGATGGGGAGATTGCTACCTATCGCAAGCTGTTGGAGAATGAGGAGGGCAGGTGAGGGGCTGTGGGGTCATTATCCTCCAGAAGTGAGTTCAGAGTGAACTTTGAAGTGGAGAAAGGGAACAAGGTTACAGGGAGAGGAAAATAGGTAAGGAATCTCTTGAATGACAGAGTTGAGGATTCAGGCcccactatatatacatatatattttgacaATCATGCTTATCTCACACTCTGATTTACCTTAGACATCAATATTGCATTACATATCTCTAttaggcgacagaggatgagacagttggatggcatcactgactcaatggacatgagtttgagtaaactccaggagatagcgaacgacagggaagcctggtgtgctgctgtccatggggtcgcaaagggttgaacatgactgagtgactgaacatctcTATTGAGCCTCGCTCTATATGCAAGTAGAAGGGAAAGTCCTTTGGGCTTATAATAAAAGTTATAGTGCTGTCCACTGAACCTTTCTCAGATGATGACAATGTCCTATATCTGTGCTACCTAATACAGTAGCCCTTAGCCACTTGAGCACTTGAAATCTGGCTAGTGCAGCTGagttttacatttaatttaatttaaataaaataccttCATGTGGGGAGTGGTTACCATGCCGGACAGCACAGTATAGACATCCCTGAGGCTGAGTCTATATGGGAAGGTGGCTGATACATACATACTCTGGAAAAATAACACAATATCAAGTAGTAGATTAAGGGCTCAGCAAGTGGATGTCAAATGCCAAAGGGATGTCAAGAATTGAAAGATCCTTCTAATGACTAGCTGCTCCATGAATCCTGTGTTCAGAGCCTCTGTCTTCAGGCAGCTCCCAATCTGATGGAGGAAGTGGAACTCACATGTGAGAAGAAAACTTAAGGATTTTTTACATCTCTAAGAAAAGGAGTGAGAGTGCAGATGGAGCTGTGTCTATTGGGAATTGTGGGATGAGGAAGGAGTGAACGACACCAGTGGGGGGCCACATTGGCAAGGCGTGCGGACACGTTCCATGTCTGCTCAAACGTGGTCATGCCTGCTCCATGAACAAGAATGAGGCACAGGAAAATGGGGAGTGTGGGCAGGACATTTCCATCATGTGTTGAGTGTCAGCCCCTCTCATATATTACCCATCTTGAATAACCATTACCGCCATCACCACCCCGGGAGGGCTCACTGGGGAAGGCTTCCCAGAAGAAGAGAGGTAGGAATAAGAAAGCCACGTctgggtgaaggaggagaagggcatagcTAAGGCAGGAACATGGTCTCAGCAGGGGAGGAGAGGTGAGGATGGATTAATCAAGGGGGTGTTGGGTGATGAGTAGTGTGTCTGGAAGATAACCTGGGAAATTAGTGAAAGATGATGGGAAGATGGAGAGATGGTGATTGGTGGAGCTGCTGGAAGCCTTACCCCTCTGCAGCAGCCCCTTTTCCTGGGGAGATCTGTGTCTGGAAACAGACTCGGAATAGCCTTTCTTCTTTTAGGAGCTTGACCCCATGAGGGCAAACGGGAGGACATGGCTCCCAGGGTTATGAACCCTGAGCTCTTTGGCTAAGGACTCACTGTAGAAATAATCCTCATCTCCTCTTGCTTTTTAGGATGTCTGGAGAGTGTCAGAGCGCTGTATGCATTTGTAAGTAGCCTTTCAAAAACTTTCTCCCTGGGATGCAAAAAGGGCAACTAGAAACATCCTAACTGACATTTGGGTGGGAAAGCCTGACCCATGCAAGGCGGCCAGGCCACCAAAGCGTCCAGGGTCTCAGGCCGCGGCCAC
The sequence above is drawn from the Dama dama isolate Ldn47 chromosome 3, ASM3311817v1, whole genome shotgun sequence genome and encodes:
- the LOC133042825 gene encoding LOW QUALITY PROTEIN: keratin, type II cytoskeletal 2 oral-like (The sequence of the model RefSeq protein was modified relative to this genomic sequence to represent the inferred CDS: inserted 1 base in 1 codon; substituted 1 base at 1 genomic stop codon), translated to MNRQVCKKSVSGESQGFSVCFAVVPSSSSRMSCVARSGGAGRGVCGSQGRADDFGSRSLCNLGGNKSISISVAGGSWACGFGGTRSSCVSGYGGGYGGGYGGGICGVRGMGSGYGVVGGFGGTSSFGGPGSYGSXCLPGGIQKVTINQSLLQPLNVEIDPQVGQVKAQEREHIKTLNNKFASFIDKVWFLKQQNKVLETKWDLLQQWNMGLGSSLGSRGLETLFEIYVNCLCRQLDSALAEKVNLEGELRNMQDPVEDFRKKYEDEINKHTAAENEFVGLKKDMDSAFMNKVELQAKVDSLTDELNFLRTIYETELTQMQNHLNDMSVVLSMDNNRCLDLDSIINEVEAQYEDIAQKSKAKAEALYKTKLGELENKAGRHGDDLKNTKNEIMELNXMIPRLRAEIKKVKKQNANLQNTIADAEQRGELALKDANTKFQELQDALQQAKDDLARLVRDYQELMNIKLALDGEIATYRKLLENEEGRMSGECQSAVCISVVSNVTSTDTSPGGGCGGFGGVTGGSGSGYRGGGGSGSRRGSNRGNSSSYGGVRGGSAGGRGRGGGCQACSNGTSGPGNQSGIQSLGCTGYRSGGGGGTTICFTQTTSSNQLCK